Proteins from one Mercurialis annua linkage group LG7, ddMerAnnu1.2, whole genome shotgun sequence genomic window:
- the LOC126656004 gene encoding BTB/POZ domain-containing protein At2g13690: protein MAESTRKKPSSQTRKLSWCCSLTGYPPSPENPVILPKTIHKKADSLSKLSFNSVPNSPLSAKSGLHFVGRIDPRRILSPGRVSPIDSDPTAYPFQEIITEPLHTDRVESAPKSRSESFRGKNDGSLSYSGSGAEACGGVFDVRLNLKGKNGGALVLETSSEVLIANSEVFGGLISEYRKSLGSKSKSSGSNDSDDSLKMCRIEVGDVENLGVFKQTVELMFEEDITKRLVKVGVYRAIDILEVSVGIKFTRGVLSCLKYLEVVPWTEEEEEKLRSLFSVGNFEKTASQDILARLYLSDSVDSQQNLARQLVWSITTCTDANARNELKSLVKGLLCKSSVYEKDQPDLSKEDLYVVCQSCLGSLLTLMKEGFGSGRAEKRENGKPLIERISRQVDNINWLLEILIDRQMGEEFVDMWADQEELLKMHETASPMVRYELSRVSATIFIAMGTRKLHCRAEVRAGLLQAWFRPMLSDFGWLQRCKKGLDMKILEEAMGQTLLTLPLKLQYMLFMDWFSCFSKHGAECPNLSKAFQIWWRRSFLGGSETHAIESR, encoded by the exons ATGGCCGAGTCAACTCGTAAAAAGCCGAGTTCCCAAACAAGAAAACTTTCTTGGTGCTGTTCCTTAACTGGGTATCCTCCAAGCCCTGAGAACCCAGTAATACTACCTAAAACTATTCACAAAAAAGCTGACTCGCTATCTAAACTCAGTTTCAACTCGGTACCCAACTCACCTCTTAGCGCCAAATCCGGGCTACATTTTGTCGGTAGGATAGACCCACGTAGAATTCTCTCTCCTGGTCGGGTTTCTCCTATAGACTCGGACCCTACTGCCTACCCATTTCAAGAAATCATCACTGAGCCGTTACATACAGACCGAGTTGAATCTGCTCCGAAATCAAGATCCGAGTCTTTCCGGGGCAAAAATGACGGGTCTTTATCGTATTCGGGTTCCGGGGCGGAGGCCTGTGGGGGTGTGTTTGATGTTAGGCTGAATTTAAAGGGGAAAAATGGAGGAGCTTTAGTGCTGGAAACGAGTTCGGAGGTTCTAATTGCTAATTCAGAGGTTTTTGGTGGGTTGATTTCGGAATATCGAAAAAGTTTGGGGTCGAAAAGTAAAAGTAGTGGTAGTAATGATAGTGATGATTCATTGAAGATGTGTAGAATAGAAGTGGGAGATGTGGAGAATTTAGGAGTTTTTAAGCAAACTGTTGAGTTAATGTTTGAGGAAGATATTACTAAAAGGCTTGTAAAGGTTGGGGTTTATAGAGCCATTGATATACTTGAG GTATCAGTTGGCATCAAATTTACAAGAGGTGTTTTGTCTTGTCTGAAGTACCTCGAGGTTGTTCCTTGGACTGAGGAAGAAGAGGAAAAACTACGAAGCCTGTTTTCAGTGGGTAACTTTGAGAAGACAGCATCTCAAGACATTTTGGCCAGGCTGTACTTGTCTGACTCAGTAGATTCCCAACAAAACTTAGCTAGACAGCTTGTATGGTCCATTACCACCTGTACAGATGCAAATGCTCGAAATGAACTGAAATCGTTAGTGAAGGGTCTTTTATGCAAAAGCTCTGTTTATGAGAAGGACCAACCTGATTTAAGCAAGGAGGATCTCTACGTTGTTTGTCAGTCCTGTTTAGGTTCACTGCTCACCCTTATGAAGGAGGGCTTTGGCAGTGGGAGAgcagaaaaaagagaaaatggtAAACCTTTGATTGAACGCATCTCCAGACAGGTTGATAACATCAACTGGTTGCTTGAAATACTTATTGATCGGCAGATGGGCGAGGAATTTGTGGATATGTGGGCAGATCAAGAGGAATTACTTAAAATGCATGAGACTGCATCTCCGATGGTCAGATATGAGCTTAGTCGGGTTTCTGCAACTATATTCATTGCAATGGGGACCAGAAAACTGCATTGTCGGGCAGAGGTAAGAGCTGGGCTTCTCCAGGCGTGGTTTCGTCCAATGCTATCCGACTTTGGTTGGCTGCAGAGATGCAAAAAAGGGTTGGACATGAAGATATTGGAAGAAGCCATGGGTCAGACACTCTTAACACTACCCCTCAAGTTGCAGTATATGTTGTTTATGGATTGGTTTAGTTGTTTCTCCAAGCATGGCGCGGAATGCCCCAATCTGAGCAAAGCATTTCAGATATGGTGGCGTCGATCATTCCTTGGAGGATCAGAAACTCATGCCATTGAGTCCAGGTAA